The Pseudomonas nunensis genome includes the window TCACGGTAATTGTTCTGCGCCGAGACGATGTGGATGTATTGCTCCACCCGCTCCTGGTACGCCAGATCCGTGACCGCAACTTTCGGGGCCGCTTGCACGCTGAACGCGCAAGCCAGAGCCATCATGCCAATCCATGTGCGCATTGATTAACGCTCCGTGGTTTTGCGGATCTCTTTTTCGTCCATCCACTCGGCCAGACCGCTTTCAACGTCGATCAGTTGCAGGCTGAATTTGTAGAAGACGTCCTTGTAGTCGGCGCTGCGCTTGACGATCGAGCTGATCGAACCTTCGATGCGGTACTTGGCAGCAATCATGTTGCCGGTCTTGGCGACAGTGCTTTTCTTGTACAGGCCGCTCTGGTTTTGCAGCTTGAGCTGGTCAACCTGGCTCTGCATCGCGTTGTTGTCGCTGGCGAAGCGCGCAACACCGGTTTTCATCAGCTGGGTCTTGATGCTGGTGGTGATTTCGCGGGTATCGATGTACTCGCTGGTCTTGTTCTTCACGTCGTAGACCTGAACCACCGGACGGCCCTGCATGATGCCGGACTGGGCCAGGGAGCGGGTCATGGACTCGGCGATCATCTGCAGGTCGGTGGAACCGAACTCGTTGGTCACGGTTTCTACAGCCTTGGTGTCACCGTAGCTGATGTTCTTGCTGCCCAGGGTCGGCGAAGTGTTGGCGCAGCCGCTGGCCAGGAGGGCGAGAACGGCGATGAACGAAAAGCGTGCAAACATGGGAATGCTCTCTAGAACTGAACGAATAGGGTCGGGTTAAGGCGTCTTGATTTCGAGTCGGAAATCCACGGCTTTGGCGGTCGGTGCGATGGCCTGGATGAAACTGGTCTGCTCGCCGTACATCATCTGGCTTTTCCAGGTTTCTTCTTCCGCGATCGGGAAGCCTTCAGGACCGAGCCAGGCAAAACGGTAGTAGAAGGTCTTGTTGTTGAAGCTGGTGTTGCTCAGCTGCACATTGACCGTCTGGAAGCCGTTTTCCCGGGCGACGCGCATGGCGCCGACCACGATGTTCTTGAGCTTGCCCATGGCCACGACTTTGCTGGCAGCGCTGCCCGGCTCTGGTGGTGGCGGGGTGGCGCACCCGGCCAACAAGGCCAGGGCGACAACGGCGATGAGTTTGAAGCGCATGCAAAGACTCCGTTCTTAAGGTTGTTTGAAGCTGGCCACGGCGGTCGGGTTGGCACTCGTGATCACGTGTGCAGCCAGGCCGCTGGCGAATACCTGATTACCCACGGCGCGCAGGCTGATGACCTGATAACGCTGATCCACGGTGATCTTGACCACCGAGCCGCCCACGGCGCTCGGCAGGGTGACTTGGTGTTCACCTTTCTTCAAGCGCAGACGCACCACTTGGGTGTTGTCCGGCAGGGTGCGCCACGTACGGGTATCGGCACCTTCCAGAACAGCTGAAGAAATACCCACCGCCAGGCCGGCCAGCGGGTTGGTTTCGTTGATCTTCTTCTGGGCCACGCCTTTGGTCACGGCGCGCACGGTGGTGCGCAGGATGATGCCCGGCATGTCGTCACGCAATGCGCGGCGCGACATGGCAGTGGTGCTGTTGAGCTGGGTCAGGTTCAACTGCTGACCGTCCACGCCGATCTGGGCGAAGGCCGGGGTCGAGGTGTCCGGCTTGATGATCGGGAATGACAGCGGGGTGATCACGAGCTGATTGCTGATAGGCAATGGCAGCGGAATGCGGATCGAGTCACGGGACGGCGCCAGGCCGCTCTGCACCACGATCAGGATGTCGCTGTCGTCAGTCTTGGCCGGCTTGTCGAGGTTGACCAGTGCCTGTTCCAGCAGCGGGGTGTTTGGGCGCAGTTCAGCGGCTTTGCGGTAACCCGGCGCGGCGAGGTCTTTTTCACCCAGG containing:
- the lpoB gene encoding penicillin-binding protein activator LpoB — translated: MFARFSFIAVLALLASGCANTSPTLGSKNISYGDTKAVETVTNEFGSTDLQMIAESMTRSLAQSGIMQGRPVVQVYDVKNKTSEYIDTREITTSIKTQLMKTGVARFASDNNAMQSQVDQLKLQNQSGLYKKSTVAKTGNMIAAKYRIEGSISSIVKRSADYKDVFYKFSLQLIDVESGLAEWMDEKEIRKTTER
- a CDS encoding YcfL family protein: MRFKLIAVVALALLAGCATPPPPEPGSAASKVVAMGKLKNIVVGAMRVARENGFQTVNVQLSNTSFNNKTFYYRFAWLGPEGFPIAEEETWKSQMMYGEQTSFIQAIAPTAKAVDFRLEIKTP
- a CDS encoding COG3014 family protein gives rise to the protein MASRALTSIALSAVTLLSGCSAFRNYDSELAQTNQQLAAGNVDAALTMLEKNNSGPDKDLLYYFEKGELLRAKGDLSGSQNAWTSADQVVGKWEDSVKLDTDKYLAQFGSFLVNDKVRRYEGYDYEKVMLTTQMALNLLAVNDFDGARMSIKKTHEREAVIADLRDKEYLKSENEAEKEGIKTQYKDLQGYPVASLDAPDVVSLKNSYQSAFSHYLAGYVYEALGEKDLAAPGYRKAAELRPNTPLLEQALVNLDKPAKTDDSDILIVVQSGLAPSRDSIRIPLPLPISNQLVITPLSFPIIKPDTSTPAFAQIGVDGQQLNLTQLNSTTAMSRRALRDDMPGIILRTTVRAVTKGVAQKKINETNPLAGLAVGISSAVLEGADTRTWRTLPDNTQVVRLRLKKGEHQVTLPSAVGGSVVKITVDQRYQVISLRAVGNQVFASGLAAHVITSANPTAVASFKQP